The Brevinematia bacterium region AGAATTCGTAACCATACATAAACCCACTTCAAAAGAAAGTACTACCAGAATAGGTAATAAATGTCTACTTATGGTTGGAGCCCATGTCGCACACGATGTCACCCTAGGTAATGAGGTAATTCTAGTCAATAACTGTCAGTTAGGAGGATTTTCAGTAGTTGAAGACGGTGCTTTCGTTTCAGCTTTAATAGGAGTACACCAACACACAAGAATCGGTAAATTTGCCATGGTTGGAGCCTTATCAAAAATAACCCAAGACATACCCCCCTTTACTATGGCTGTAGGTATTCCCGCAGAAGTTGTAGGAATAAACTCCGTAGGACTGCGAAGAAGAAATTTCTCACCCGAACAAAGAGACAGAATAAAAGAAGCCTACAAGATCATCTACAAATCGTCCTACACTATAAGAGAATCAGCACAAAGAATAGTTGAAATTTTCCCAGACGACCAAAACATCAAATACATCTCTAACTTCATCCTCTCTTCCAAAAGAGGAATAGTAAAAGGACTAAGGACAGAAGAAAAAGCTGAGATTTAGAACTTACGTTGTATAGAAAGTAGATTTACTTTCAAAAGAAGGTATGTTTGCAGAAGTCCTTGTTAACATACCAACAAACGAAACTTTCTGGTATCAAATAGAAAAACCACACGAGAATATTAAAAAGTATACTAGAGTTGACATAATCTTCTCCCAAAAGAATACTCAAGGACTTATTCTAGATATCTCCCCCGAACCTAAAGGTAAGAGACTAGGGAAAATAAGAAGAACGATTGACAAAGAAGAGGTATTTTCTGACGAGCAAATGGAACTTGCCAAATTCATTTCCGAGTATTTCACCGCCACTCTCTCAGAAACTGTCTTTTCTATGATACCTAACGGTAGTAGATTAAATAAAATCAGTGAACCTAAAAACTTAAGGATCACCGAAAATACCACACTCACATCAGCTCAAGAAAAAGTATATCAGGCTATAAAGAGTTGCTTCGGAAAAAATGAAATCTTTCTACTCTACGGAGTTGCTGGAAGTGGAAAAACCGAAATTTACAAAAAACTCATCAAGGACATTCTTAACCAAGGTAAATCTGCTCTACTTCTAGTTCCTGAGATCTCTTTGACTCCACAGTTTATTGACAAATTCTCTTTCATTCCCAGAGAAATAATGGCAGTATACCATAGCAAACTCACCGATAATGAAAGATTCAATACCTACATGTCTGCGAAAAAGGGAATAAAAAGGCTCATCATTGGGCCAAGATCATCAATATTTCTCCCCCTTAAGAACCTAGGAATAATAATAATTGACGAATTCCACGAAACTTCTTACAAATCCTCTAGCACACCTAGGTATTCAACCAAGGATATCGCAAAGTGGATCGCTAGAAAAAAGAGCATTCCTCTCGTTCTAGGTTCCGCAACTCCACCCGTTGAAGACTTTTACCTAGCAAAACAAGGAGTATACAAACTACTAGAACTTAGAGAGAAGTTTTCAAAGCATCAAAGAATTGAAACAGAGATTGTAGATATGAAAAGTCTCCCAAAAGGACAGGTAATATCTCCTAGGGTTATTTCAGAAATTAATGACAAGCTGAGAAGTGGTCAGCAAGTTATAGTGTTTATTAACCGAAGAGGTTTCAGCAATTTCGTAAAATGTGGAGTATGCGGTTTTGTACCTACTTGTCCAAATTGTGATATAACTCTGACCTACCACAAATTCAAAAGTTCTCTAGAATGTCACTATTGTGGCTACAAAGAAAACTATACTGAGCTGTGTCCAAAGTGTAGTAAAGGGAAAGTCTTTGATATAGGACTTGGAACAGAGAAAGCAGAGGAAATAATAAGGAATACTTTCCTCAGAGCAAGAGTTGTGAGAGTAGACTTGGACACAACTCGGGAAAAGGATATTTATGAAAAGATCTATTCTTCCTTGAAAAAGGGTGACATAGACATAATAGTGGGAACACAGATAATAACCAAGGGATTGGATATACCACAGGTCAATCTGGTGTGTGTTCTATTCCCAGAGATTGTCCTTAGGTTGCCAGATTTCTACTCCTCCGAAAGAACCTTTTCTCTGATCTTACAGGCCCTAGGCAGAGCTGGACGAAGAGACGAGGTAGGTAAGGGAATAATTCAGACATCTGACCCTGAGCATTATAGCATCAAGACAGCAACATTACAAAACTACGAGGAGTTTTATAACTACGAGATCGCAAGAAGAGACAGATTTAATTACCCACCGTTTACGTTCATCACAAGATTCATCTTCAGAAGTGAAGTTGAAAAAAACTGTCTAGAGATAGGAAGATCTGCCAAAATACTACTTGATAGCCTTTCCTATAAAAGAGAGGATACCTTTATCTCCCCCTTACTACCCGCTCCAATCAAAAAGATATCAAAAAACTACAGATACCAGATAGTGGTTAAAAGCAAGAGTGAAGAGCTTATAACAAAAGCACAGAAAACTGTCTTTGAAAACTTAGCTGGTAAAAAGGGAGTATACATAGAGATAGATAGAAACCCTCTTTCTCTACTCTAAGCTAAGCCCTAAGAGTTTTATCTCTGGCTCAAGAAGTATTCCAAATTTTTC contains the following coding sequences:
- the lpxA gene encoding acyl-ACP--UDP-N-acetylglucosamine O-acyltransferase — encoded protein: MSKIHSTAIIEGNVTLGAEVEIGPYVVIRGNVSIGDGTRIETGTCIYGNVKIGNQNRIGPYSVIGSDPQDLKYEGESGFIEIGNENWIREFVTIHKPTSKESTTRIGNKCLLMVGAHVAHDVTLGNEVILVNNCQLGGFSVVEDGAFVSALIGVHQHTRIGKFAMVGALSKITQDIPPFTMAVGIPAEVVGINSVGLRRRNFSPEQRDRIKEAYKIIYKSSYTIRESAQRIVEIFPDDQNIKYISNFILSSKRGIVKGLRTEEKAEI
- the priA gene encoding primosomal protein N', translating into MFAEVLVNIPTNETFWYQIEKPHENIKKYTRVDIIFSQKNTQGLILDISPEPKGKRLGKIRRTIDKEEVFSDEQMELAKFISEYFTATLSETVFSMIPNGSRLNKISEPKNLRITENTTLTSAQEKVYQAIKSCFGKNEIFLLYGVAGSGKTEIYKKLIKDILNQGKSALLLVPEISLTPQFIDKFSFIPREIMAVYHSKLTDNERFNTYMSAKKGIKRLIIGPRSSIFLPLKNLGIIIIDEFHETSYKSSSTPRYSTKDIAKWIARKKSIPLVLGSATPPVEDFYLAKQGVYKLLELREKFSKHQRIETEIVDMKSLPKGQVISPRVISEINDKLRSGQQVIVFINRRGFSNFVKCGVCGFVPTCPNCDITLTYHKFKSSLECHYCGYKENYTELCPKCSKGKVFDIGLGTEKAEEIIRNTFLRARVVRVDLDTTREKDIYEKIYSSLKKGDIDIIVGTQIITKGLDIPQVNLVCVLFPEIVLRLPDFYSSERTFSLILQALGRAGRRDEVGKGIIQTSDPEHYSIKTATLQNYEEFYNYEIARRDRFNYPPFTFITRFIFRSEVEKNCLEIGRSAKILLDSLSYKREDTFISPLLPAPIKKISKNYRYQIVVKSKSEELITKAQKTVFENLAGKKGVYIEIDRNPLSLL